A single genomic interval of Pyrus communis chromosome 7, drPyrComm1.1, whole genome shotgun sequence harbors:
- the LOC137738890 gene encoding geranylgeranyl pyrophosphate synthase 7, chloroplastic-like yields MHSPKNLIPTSKEFMASFATILGYETPSLLKTAANFGRLNEIPNGSTRTSSTPLIRMKIRATATQVTDSSSAFQPLLVNGEPIATPLKTTQFPVFKFDEYMSTKANMVDKALNEAVPVQYPKKIHRAMRYSLLAGGKRVRPVLCLASCELVGGDESLAIPAACAVEMIHTMSLIHDDLPCMDNDDLRRGKPTNHKAFGEETAVLAGDALLSLAFEHIAAKTTKVVSPERVVRAITELGSAVGSLGLVAGQMVDIQSEGKEVTLRELEYIHVHKTAKLLEASVVCGAIIGGAGEGEVERMRKYARCIGLLFQVVDDILDVTKSSEELGKTAGKDLASDKATYPKLMGIEGAKNFAAELVAQAVQELAHFDATRAAPLYYLANYIANRQT; encoded by the coding sequence ATGCATTCACCCAAAAATTTGATACCAACAAGCAAGGAATTTATGGCTTCTTTTGCAACCATCCTAGGCTATgaaactccatcccttctcaaAACCGCTGCTAATTTTGGTCGTCTCAACGAAATTCCGAATGGCAGCACTAGAACCTCATCAACTCCTCTCATTCGCATGAAGATAAGGGCCACAGCTACACAAGTTACTGACTCATCATCTGCATTCCAACCATTGCTCGTCAATGGAGAACCAATCGCCACACCACTCAAAACCACGCAGTTTCCGGTGTTCAAATTCGATGAGTACATGTCAACGAAGGCAAACATGGTGGACAAGGCGTTGAACGAGGCCGTACCCGTGCAGTACCCCAAGAAAATCCATAGGGCAATGAGGTACTCGCTTTTGGCTGGCGGAAAGCGCGTCCGGCCGGTTTTGTGTCTCGCTTCATGTGAATTAGTTGGAGGGGATGAGTCACTTGCAATCCCAGCAGCTTGTGCCGTTGAAATGATCCACACCATGTCGCTTATTCACGATGATCTCCCTTGCATGGACAACGACGATCTTCGTCGCGGGAAGCCTACCAACCACAAGGCTTTTGGGGAGGAAACCGCAGTTCTAGCCGGTGATGCGCTTCTTTCCCTTGCTTTTGAACATATAGCGGCCAAGACAACAAAAGTAGTATCGCCGGAGCGTGTGGTTCGAGCCATCACTGAGCTtggttcggccgtcggatcatTAGGCCTCGTGGCGGGTCAAATGGTGGACATTCAAAGCGAAGGCAAAGAAGTGACGCTGCGAGAACTCGAGTACATTCACGTGCATAAGACCGCGAAGCTCCTCGAGGCATCGGTGGTTTGCGGGGCAATCATCGGAGGAGCAGGTGAAGGGGAGGTGGAGAGGATGAGGAAGTATGCAAGGTGTATAGGGTTGTTGTTTCAAGTGGTGGACGACATTTTGGACGTGACGAAATCATCAGAGGAATTGGGGAAGACAGCGGGGAAAGATTTGGCAAGCGATAAGGCGACATATCCAAAGCTGATGGGGATTGAAGGGGCAAAGAATTTTGCTGCCGAGTTGGTGGCGCAAGCAGTGCAAGAGCTTGCTCATTTCGATGCTACTAGGGCGGCTCCATTGTATTATTTAGCCAATTATATTGCCAATAGACAGACATAG
- the LOC137738891 gene encoding uncharacterized protein yields MRVKRQKRHRKSVRFYTACYGFRQPYKVLCDVTFVHHLVTNRITPADKAISNVLGAPVLLFTTKCAIAELKQHGPMLGPSYSQSLEAANSLITARCDHESHVSAEDCILDVVGQSNSEHFFVATQHVDLRRKLLKIPGVPAIYALRTALLLESPSDAQHQFVKASEEQRLHMTDLEYKMLKKKKNIPNSLKINDPPGEEDGSGDQNIEAQAVAKRDTARIGLGVKDKVQFKRKRAKGPNPLSCKKKKTKKPDLHSAQEGKDGDATLRSRKKRSRSRKGKKTLEADG; encoded by the exons ATGAGGGTGAAAAGGCAGAAGCGTCACCGGAAGAGTGTGAGGTTCTACACAGCATGCTACGGCTTCAGACAGCCCTACAAGGTGCTGTGCGATGTTACTTTCGTGCATCACCTCGTCACCAATCGCATTACCCCCGCTGACAAGGCCATCTCTAATGTCCTCGGTGCCCCTGTCCTGCTCTTCACCACCAAATGCGCTATCGCCGAGTTGAAACAACATGGTCCAATGCTTGGTCCTTCGTATTCACAGTCTCTTGAAGCTGCTAATAGCCTTATTACTGCAAGGTGTGATCACGAGAGTCACGTGAGTGCTGAAGATTGTATATTGGATGTTGTTGGGCAAAGTAATTCCGAGCACTTCTTTGTTGCTACTCAGCACGTTGATCTTCGTCGGAAACTTCTCAAG ATACCAGGTGTCCCTGCTATTTATGCTCTGAGGACTGCTCTTTTGCTTGAGTCCCCTTCTGATGCCCAACACCAATTTGTCAAAGCTTCTGAAGAACAACGCTTGCATATGACTGACTTGGAATATAAgatgttgaagaagaaaaagaatattcCGAATTCTCTTAAAATAAACGATCCTCCTGGTGAAGAAGATGGTTCTGGAGATCAGAACATTGAAGCGCAGGCTGTAGCAAAGAGGGATACTGCTAGGATAGGATTGGGCGTGAAGGATAAAGTTCAATTTAAGAGAAAGAGGGCAAAG GGTCCAAACCCCCTTTcgtgtaaaaagaaaaagacgaaAAAGCCAGATCTTCATTCTGCACAG GAAGGGAAGGATGGAGATGCTACTTTGAGGAGTCGTAAGAAACGGAGTAGGTCACGGAAAGGCAAAAAGACTCTGGAGGCAGATGGTTAA
- the LOC137738889 gene encoding valine--tRNA ligase, chloroplastic/mitochondrial 2-like: MILQTTFTGPSLCSSFSAHRLRPLLFSKRRRGRTSLSYWHFNPLKPRHFSVAASENRGLTSPEIAKTFDFTSEERIYNWWESQGYFRPNHDQGSDPFVISMPPPNVTGSLHMGHAMFVTLEDIMVRYHRMKGKPTLWLPGTDHAGIATQLVVEKMLASEGIKRVDLGRDEFVSKVWEWKEKYGGTIINQIKRLGASCDWNREHFTLDEQLSRAVVEAFVRLHEKGLIYQGSYMVNWSPSLQTAVSDLEVEYHEESGTLYHLKYRVAGGLKSDYLTIATTRPETLFGDVAIAVHPEDDRYSKYINRMAIVPLTYGRHVPIIADKHVDKDFGTGVLKISPGHDHNDYNLARKLGLPILNVMNKDGTLNKVAGLYCGLDRFEARKKLWADLEETGLAVMKEPHTLRVPRSQRGGEVIEPLVSKQWFVTMEPLADKALSAVEKGDLKIIPERFEKIYNHWLSNIKDWCISRQLWWGHRIPVWYIVGKDCEEEYIVARSEDEALGKAQEKYGKDVKIYQDPDVLDTWFSSALWPFSTLGWPDESVEDFKRFYPTTMLETGHDILFFWVARMVMMGIELTGTVPFKYIYLHGLIRDSQGRKMSKTLGNVIDPLDTIKEYGTDALRFTIALGTAGQDLNLSTERLTSNKAFTNKLWNAGKFVLQNLPSQSEASTWENILSYKFDKVDLLDKLPLPESWVISKLHLLIDTVTASYDKFFFGDVGRETYEFFWGDFADWYIEASKARLYHSGGDSVASVTQAVLLYVFENILKLLHPFMPFVTEELWQALPFRKEALIVSPWPLTSLPRQSNSIKKFENLQALTRAIRNARAEYSVEPVKRISASIVANEDVTEYIMKEKEVLALLSRLDLQNVHFTDSPPGNADQSVHLVAGEGLEAYLPLADMIDITAEIQRLSKRLSKMQAEYDGLKARLSSPKFVEKAPEDIVRGVQEKAAETEEKITLTKNRLALLESNVLVT, from the exons ATGATTCTCCAAACGACATTCACCGGCCCCTCTCTCTGCTCGTCGTTCTCTGCTCACCGGCTCcgtcctcttctcttctccaAACGACGTCGTGGCCGCACAAGCCTCTCCTACTGGCATTTCAATCCTCTTAAGCCTAGGCACTTCTCAG ttGCTGCTTCCGAGAATCGTGGCTTGACGTCTCCAGAGATTGCAAAGACCTTTGATTTTACTTCAGAAGAACGAATATACAATTG GTGGGAGTCTCAGGGATATTTTAGGCCAAACCATGACCAAGGAAGTGATCCTTTTGTGATCTCAATGCCGCCTCCAAATGTTACTGGCTCCCTACACATGGGGCATGCAATGTTTGTGACTCTTGAG GACATTATGGTTAGATACCATAGGATGAAGGGAAaaccaacactttggcttcctGGGACTGACCATGCTGGTATAGCAACTCAG CTGGTTGTGGAAAAAATGCTTGCATCTGAAGGAATTAAAAGGGTTGACTTGGGTCGAGATGAGTTTGTGAGTAAAGTTTGGGAGTGGAAGGAGAA ATATGGTGGAACCATCATCAATCAGATCAAAAGACTTGGTGCTTCTTGTGATTGGAATAGAGAACATTTCACCCTTGATGAACAGCTAAGTC GTGCTGTTGTTGAGGCCTTTGTCAGACTTCATGAGAAAGGTTTAATCTATCAAG GGTCCTACATGGTCAACTGGTCTCCTAGTCTACAGACTGCTGTTTCTGACTTG GAAGTAGAATATCATGAAGAATCTGGAACTCTTTATCATCTTAAGTATCGTGTTGCTGGAGGCCTAAA GTCTGACTATTTGACAATAGCAACAACACGTCCGGAGACATTGTTTGGTGATGTAGCTATTGCTGTGCATCCTGAG GATGATCGATATTCTAAATATATTAACAGAATGGCTATAGTGCCTTTGACATATGGCCGTCACGTCCCTATCATTGCAGACAAG CATGTTGATAAAGACTTTGGCACTGGTGTGTTAAAGATAAGCCCTGGACATGATCATAATGATTACAATCTTGCAAGAAAGCTTGGTCTTCCCATACTTAATGTCATGAACAAGGATGGAACACTAAACAAGGTTGCCGGACTGTACTG TGGCCTTGATCGGTTCGAGGCCCGGAAGAAACTTTGGGCAGATCTGGAGGAGACTGGTTTAGCTGTAATGAAAGAACCACACACTTTACGAGTTCCCAGATCTCAGCGTGGTGGAGAA GTTATAGAGCCACTAGTAAGCAAGCAGTGGTTTGTAACGATGGAGCCCTTAGCTGACAAAGCCCTTAGTGCTGTTGAAAAAGGAGACTTAAAAATTATACCTGAAAGATTTGAAAAG ATTTACAATCACTGGCTATCGAATATTAAGGATTGGTGCATAAGCAGACAACTGTGGTGGGGACATCGAATACCAGTTTGGTACATTGTGGGTAAAGACTGTGAAGAAGAATATATAGTTGCAAGGAGTGAGGATGAAGCTCTTGGGAAAGCTCAAGAAAAGTATggaaaagatgtgaaaatatatcAGGATCCGGATGTTCTTGACACATGGTTTTCGAG TGCACTGTGGCCTTTCAGTACTCTTGGATGGCCAGATGAGTCAGTTGAGGATTTTAAGCGGTTTTATCCTACAACAATGCTTGAAACTGG GCATGACATATTGTTCTTCTGGGTTGCGAGGATGGTCATGATGGGAATTGAGCTCACAGGGACAGTGCCATTTAAATACATTTATTTACACGGTCTCATCAGGGATTCACAA GGCCGAAAGATGTCGAAAACATTGGGGAATGTAATAGATCCATTAGATACAATCAAGGAATATGGCACAGATGCTTTAAGATTTACAATTGCTCTAGGGACTGCTGGCCAG GACCTTAATTTATCCACTGAGAGGTTGACATCCAATAAGGCCTTCACTAATAAACTATGGAATGCTGGAAAGTTTGTATTGCAGAATTTACCCAGTCAAAGCGAAGCATCAACTTGGGAAAATATACTTTCTTATAAG TTTGATAAAGTGGATCTCCTAGACAAGCTACCCTTACCAGAATCTTGGGTG ATTTCAAAACTTCATTTGCTTATTGACACAGTCACTGCAAGCtatgacaaatttttctttggagATGTTGGAAGAGAGACGTATGAATTCTTTTGGGGTGATTTTGCTGATTG GTATATAGAGGCCAGCAAAGCTCGTCTTTACCACTCTGGTGGTGATTCAGTTGCTTCTGTCACACAGGCAGTTCTATTGTATGTTTTTGAAAACATACTTAAATTGCTACACCCCTTCATGCCATTTGTGACCGAGGAACTCTGGCAG GCACTCCCCTTTCGGAAAGAAGCTCTTATTGTATCTCCATGGCCACTGACTTCACTTCCAAGGCAGAGCAACTCGATTAAAAAGTTTGAGAATTTACAGGCATTG ACTAGAGCTATCAGAAATGCTCGAGCAGAATATTCTGTTGAGCCTGTAAAGCGTATATCAGCATCAATAGTTGCAAATGAAGACGTCACTGAATACATAATG AAAGAAAAGGAGGTTTTAGCTCTTCTGTCCAGGCTAGATTTGCAAAACGTCCATTTTACAGATTCTCCTCCAG GGAACGCGGATCAATCAGTCCACCTTGTAGCTGGCGAAGGACTAGAGGCATATCTCCCTCTTGCTGACATGATTGATATTACTGCCGAAATCCAACGCCTATCTAAGAGACTTTCCAAGATGCAGGCGGAATATGATGGACTTAAAGCTCGGCTCAGCTCTCCTAAA TTTGTAGAGAAAGCTCCTGAGGATATTGTCCGTGGAGTGCAAGAAAAGGCGGCAGAAACAGAAGAGAAGATTACTCTCACTAAAAACCGTTTAGCATTACTCGAATCAAATGTTCTGGTCACATAA